The following coding sequences lie in one Rutidosis leptorrhynchoides isolate AG116_Rl617_1_P2 chromosome 4, CSIRO_AGI_Rlap_v1, whole genome shotgun sequence genomic window:
- the LOC139842401 gene encoding uncharacterized protein — MDPAMFQNPLFLHPSDGPGSLSIQEKLIGSQNYRSWRRSIEIALSTKRKLGFVTGIVVRSADDLVKAEQWDTCNNMVISWIMNSVSDSIVKSIMFIGTASEIWKQLAKRFTLSNGSRKYNLHKEVYSCEQQGSTVSDFYTKMKCIWEEIDSISDLPRIAKVTPEITAFMTDVNLQKEEQHLFQFLNGLDDQYSALRSQLLMLNPLPSVEVACSMLQQEESQREMFTSVESTTLYNKCWEKIGYPPWHYKSRMASKQVNQRAKSAIVNAKKELQLLQLLKETMSSLLQKNLNSF; from the exons ATGGATCCAGCTATGTTTCAAAATCCTCTGTTTCTTCATCCATCGGATGGTCCAGGTTCATTATCTATTCAAGAGAAGCTCATTGGATCTCAAAATTACAGATCATGGAGACGTTCAATTGAAATTGCATTATCCACGAAGCGTAAGCTTGGATTTGTAACTGGAATTGTTGTTAGATCTGCAGATGATCTTGTGAAAGCTGAACAGTGGGACACCTGCAACAACATGGTGATTAGTTGGATCATGAATTCTGTTAGTGATTCGATTGTGAAGTCTATCATGTTCATTGGAACTGCATCCGAAATATGGAAGCAATTGGCGAAGAGGTTTACTCTAAGCAATGGATCTAGAAAGTACAACTTACACAAAGAAGTTTACTCATGTGAGCAACAAGGATCTACTGTAAGTGATTTCTACACTAAGATGAAGTGTATTTGGGAAGAGATTGATTCTATAAGTGATCTTCCTAGAATTGCTAAAGTTACACCTGAAATTACTGCTTTCATGACTGATGTTAACCTTCAGAAAGAAGAACAACATCTTTTTCAGTTTCTTAATGGTCTAGATGATCAATACAGTGCTCTAAGAAGTCAATTGTTAATGCTAAATCCACTACCTAGTGTTGAGGTTGCTTGTTCTATGCTTCAACAAGAAGAATCTCAAAGGGAAATGTTTACATCTGTTGAGTCAACTACTTTGTATA ATAAGTGTTGGGAGAAAATCGGTTACCCTCCATGGCATTACAAGAGTAGAATGGCTTCTAAACAAGTCAATCAAAGGGCTAAGTCTGCAATTGTTAATGCTAAAAAAGAACTGCAACTGCTGCAACTGTTAAAGGAAACAATGTCATCTTTACTTCAGAAAAATTTGAACAGTTTTTGA